The DNA sequence TGGCTTGGCGGGTACCGCTCCGACATGACCGGTTCCAAGGCCGAAGCGCTGTGCCAACTGGCCGGAACACAGGGGCGAGCCTCGCTGCGCTTCGATTACTCGGGACATGGGGCGTCGGGCGGCAGCTTTCGCGACGGCACGATATCGCGGTGGCTGGAGGAGAGCCTTGCGGCGTTCGAGCAATGCACGTCCGGGCCGCAGATCCTTGTCGGGTCTTCGATGGGCGGATGGATTGCGCTGCGCATGGTGCAGGAACTCAGGGCCCGTGGAGAGGGTGACCGGGTGGCGGGTCTGGTGCTGATTGCGCCGGCGCCGGACTTCACGCTGGAACTGATGGAGCCGGAACTGACGGACGCGCAGCGCCAGGCGCTTGAGCGGGACGGCTTCTACGAGGAGCCGACGCCTTACGGACCTGATCCGAACATCTTTACCCGGGCGCTGTTCGATGATGGCCGCAAGAACCGGGTTCTGCAGGGCCTGATCGACACCGGCGCCCCGGTCCACATCATTCAGGGCATGGCCGATCCGGATGTGCCCTGGCGCCACGCACTCAGGCTTATCGAGCACTTGCCGTCGGAAAACGTCACATTGACGTTGATCCGTGATGGCGACCACCGGCTTTCGCGCGACGAAGACATCGCCCGCATTCTTGCGGCGGCGGACGGGATCGCAGCGCGCGCCTGACTCTACAGCAGTGTGGTTGACCAGCCGGCACCCAGGCGAAGCTTTGGGTGTGGCGCGAAAGCCGCGGCTGGTAACCATGTCGCCAGAAGAACCTGGCCTCGCAATTGACTCTTCACGCTATCGGCTCTTAACTCTTTGTTAACGAACTTTGGATGGCGTGGAGTAGACCGGCAATGTTTTTCGGCCCGGGACAAAAGAGACTGACGTTGATCGCGCTGATGGCGTTGATCGCGGTACCTGCCGGGGGCATGGCCGCGGGCCGGTCCATGGAGACTGGCAGAGTGACGTCGCAGCCCATCGGACACTATGAATTCTGCAAAAAGTTCTCATCCGAGTGCAAGCCGGTCAAGGGCTCGACCGCAGCACCCAAGGTCACCGATTACGGCTGGGATGTGGTCAATGAAATCAACAAGGCCGTCAACTTCTCGGTGATGCCGAAAACTGATTTCGAAATGTTTGGCAAGGAAGAAGTCTGGGCCTATCCGGACGTCGCCGGCGATTGCGAAGATTATGTGCTGCTCAAGCGGCATATGCTGATCGAACGCGGGTTTTCCGCCGCCGACACGCTGATTACCGTTGTGCGCAAGCCGGATGGCGAAGGTCATGCCGTGCTGACGCTGAGAACAGCCGAGGGCGATTTCGTGCTCGACAATCTGGTTGACGACGTCAAGAACTGGCGTGACACTCCGTACAGCTATCTCAAGCGTCAGGCCTCGAACAATGCAGGCCGCTGGGTCACCATCGAGAATGGCTCGGATGTGCTGGTCGGGGCGCTGAAGTAAACCTGACAAAGTCCGCACGAAACATTGCTCAGTCGGCGCTGGCACCGCCCATAAGGTCGGCCTGTGCCGCGGCCGCCCTTTTTTCAATGATCTGAAGCCCGCAAGCGGCCAGAACCCCGATGACTGCCATCAGCCCGAACAGCGTGAATGTCGCGCCGATTCCTGCATGGGTGATGGCAAGCGCGGAGCAGATGGGTGCGCCGGCCATGGCGAAAAGCCGGATCGTAGCAAGATTGCCGGTCAGCGCCCCATAGCCCACTGTGCCGAACAGACGCGCCGGCAGGATCGCCCGGGCGATGAAGTTCAAGCCCTGGCCGATTCCGAAACTGACCGCAAACACGATCACGATGAGATCTCCGTCAAACCAGAGCGCCGCCGCCAGGAAGGCAACACCCAGAAGCAGCGCAGCACTGGAGATCACACCGACGACCGATGATGAAACACGCTCCCCGGTCAACATTTCGATCATTCGGGCGGCAACCTGCATCGGACCGATGACTGCACCAGCCAGCGCCGCAAGCGCGGCCTCGCGCCCCATTTCCTGCAGGATCAGGAAGAAGGACGTGTGCACTGCGGACATCAGAAAGCTGCTGCCGGAAAAGGCAACGGCCATCAAGACGAACCCAGCGGTGCGGCCGCCGGGACGCAACAGACCGGGATCTGCTAGCACCGGCTCGGACGGAGCCAGATCAATTCCGCGGCCCGGCCGGCGTGGAATCATGGCGTGGATCGGCAAGGCGACGAGCAGATTGATCGCAGCCAGAATCAGGCAGACCCCACGCCAGTCCATGAAGCCGAGCAACCAGTGGATCAGCGGCCAGAACACGGTGGACGCAAACCCGGCAATCAAGGTGACATGGGCGATCGGCCGCCGTGCTTTCCGCCCGTGCAGGGCGGTGAGTGCGGCAAATCCAGTTTCGTATTGAACCATGCGGGCAGAAAATTCGATCAACAGCATGGCAATTGCGAAACCTGCCATCGACTGGACATGCGACAGATTGAAAAGCGTCAGCGCCGCCAGACAGGAACCGACAACCATCACCGGACGGGCACCGAACCGGTCCATCGCCCGTCCGACCAGAGACGCCGTGACGGCACTCGTCAGCAAGGCTGCGGAAAACACGCCGAAAACGAAACTGTTGCTCCATCCCTCGGCCCGGGCAATTTCCGGCCCAAGAATGGCAAAAGGATAGTACAGCGTGCCATACCCGATGGTCATCGAAATGCCGATGAGCAACGTCAGCGGCTCAACCCGGCGGGCGCGAAGGCTCACTGATCCCGCCAGCAGTCGAACACAGCCTCAGATGCCACTGTGATTTTTTGATCATGGGTTACTGGCAATCCGGTGGTCCCGAGCAAGTGAAACCAGTGACGTGTATCAGCAATTTCCTCAGTCTGTCGTGATCCTGCAAGGCGATGATCTCCTCGAGCTCATCGTACAATTGACCAAAGTCCAGACCTTCCGGATGGGGTTCGTCGGCGACGGAAATCTTTGGGTGCTGGGTCGGACTGGCCATCTCAATGGAAATCCGCAAGACCTCGTGAAGCTTTTCGCCTTTCCGCAAGCCGGTCACCTTAATGGCAATGTCGCCATCCGGATTGTCCTGATCGCTGACCGTCAGATTGGAGAGCTGGATCATTTTCAAAGCCAGGTCCTTGATCCGAACCGGCTTGCCCATATCCAGAATGAAAATGCTCCCGCGCTGCGCTTCCTGCCTGTTGCCAAAGCGCGCCATGCTGCCTGCCTGAATGACCAGTTGCGAGGCTTCAACGATCGACATGAAGTAGCGGGTGACTTCCGGGTCGGTCAGGGTAATCGGCCCCCCGCTCTTGATCTGTTGGCTGAACAAGGGAACCACCGATCCGCTGGAGCCGATGACATTACCGAAACGGACGGCGCAGAATGTTTTTTCCGGCTTGTGCTCCCTGGCCCTTGCGGCGAAATCCTGGATGACAAGTTCAGTAATCCGTTTCGAGGCGCCCATTACGCTTGACGGCCAAACCGCTTTGTCAGTGGAGATAAGCACCAGCACTTCAACGTCCGTCTCATAGGCCGCCGAGGCCACACACAGCGTGCCCAAAGCGTTGTTCCTGACGCCTTCGAATTCGTTCGCCTCGACCAGCGGAACATGTTTATAGGCTGCGGTGTGGTAGACGGTCCTGACATCGTGCTCGCGGATGACGCGCCGCACAAGATCGCGGTCGCAGACCGAACCGAGAACCGCTACTATTTCCAGATTGGACTGGCGTTCCAGTTGATTGACGATCTGATACAGCGCAAATTCGCTGGTATCGATCAAGACCAGCTTGGCGGCGCCCAACGTGGCAGTCTGGCGGCACAGTTCAGATCCGATGGATCCGCCTGCACCGGTCACCATCACCACCTTGCCGCGAATATTTGCCTCCATCAACTGCTTGTCCGGGCTGACCATCTCGCGGCCCAGAAGATCGCCGATCTCGACTTCACGCACCATATTGACGATGTGCTTGCCATCGGCGATGTCGGCAAAAGCCGGCAATATGCGAACCTTGATACCTTGCTTGCGCAGGGATTCAACCACGCTCATCCGTGCGTTGCCGCTGGCGGTGCGCAATGTGACAATTGCATCCTTGATGCCATACCGCTCGATAATACCCGGCACTTCGCGGGGAAGATGGATCGGGTTGCCGTCCATCAGCCGACCTTGCAGATTGGCATCATCGGATATGTGGAATATCGACAAGCGCGAATTGTCACTTTGCAGCGAAGCCGCAATCTGTCGCGCGGCTTCGCCGGCGCCGTAGATGAGGATATGGCGTTTCGGCGCGGGAACACTGCTCAACGACAACAGAACCGACCGGGCCAGAAATCGCAAGCTGATGAGCATCGTCAACGCAAGCAGCCAGGATATGACAAGAACGGTGCGGGGAACACCTTCGGCTCCATAGGCCCGGGTCATGAATGCAAGCAGGCTCCAGACGAGTCCGGCCAGCCCGACCGCCTTGACTGCCGACCAGATTGCGTCTTCTCCAACATAACGGATCAGTGAACGGTATAGTCCGAACCCGTAGAGAAGCGGAATCGCAATCACCGGGGCCACCAAGATCAGCAGCAACTGCGCATTGTTAGGGGTGTAGAATTCGTTGAAACGGACGCTGTAGGCAAACCAAACGGAAAAAACGACAATTGCCGTATCACAAACCATCAGGAAAAGTTGCTTTACCCTCCGGTTGCGAGCCAACATCCAACCAAGTGAATTCCGCAACATCGTCAATATTATACTTCCCACCAGTTCCGGCTGCGATGAACTCCATCGCCCGCGTCACCGCGATCATATCATTCACAATGCATCAATAAGCAAGGGTGCGCGACCGGTTTGATCGTCGAGGTTTCAATGCCGCGACGCGCGGTCACCAACGGCATGGATCTATGCTCAGAGGAAAAGCCCCTGGTGACGCTCCGACCCTGCCGGTTCAGAGCGCTCGCCGAGCTGAAACCGTGTCAGGCGTTGCCGATCAGGAGTCCTGCCGCAAACACCAATGCGCCACCCAGGACCACCTGAAAAATCGCCCTGCTCCAGGGTGTGTTCATCCAATGGTTCTGAATCCATGCGATGACCCAAAGCTCGACAAACACCACACCTATGGCGACGCTGGTGGCGACAGTGAAGTCGGGGATCAGATAGGGAAGCGCGTGACCGAGGCCGCCGATCGCGGTCATGATCCCAGAGGCCAGGCCTCGCTTGACCGGTGAACCACGGCCGGAGATGACCCCGTCATCATGCGCGGCTTCGGTGAAGCCCATCGATATGCCTGCACCGACAGACGCCGACAATCCGACCAGGAAGGTTGTCCAGGTGTCGCCGGTGGCGAAAGCCGTTGCGAAGATCGGCGCCAAGGTGGAAACCGAGCCATCCATCAAGCCCGCCAGTCCCGGCTGCACATAGGTCAGGATGAATTTGCGGCGGTCGGTTTCCGCCTCCTCTGCCTTCACGTCTTCCGGCGTGTGTTCATGACCGAGCCGGCGCGCCAGCGACTCATGACTCTTCTCCGCCAGAGCCAGGTCCCCGAGCAATTTTCGTGTGTCGGCGTCTGACGTGCGCCGCGCCGCAGCGAGATAGAAATTATGGGCCTGGGCTTCCATGTCTTCTGCGGTCTGGCGAATCTGCTCGACCGGCTGGTTCTTGACCAACCAGTCCGGTTTGCGCTCGTAATATCCGCGCACATGCTCGCGCCGTATCAGCGGAATGCGATCGCCGAAACGCTGCTTGTGGCGATCAATCAACCGGGCCCGGTGCTCGCCTTCCTCAGCAGCCATTTCCTCAAACACCTTGGCTGACTGCGGATAATCCTCCCGCAAATGATCCGCATAGGCGAGATAGATGCGCGCATCGTCCTCTTCCGAGGAGATGGCGAGCGCCAGCACCTCCTGTTCGCTCAGCGAATCAAAAGATCTGCGGTTGAAGCCTATGACGCGAGACAGCATGGGGCACCCTCGGTTAGAATAGTTCTAAACTACTCAACGGCGATTTCGTTTTCAAGTCCCGTAACCGGAAAGTTACAGACTGACGGGTTGATCCCGAAGGATGTCCGGGCCAAGTGTTACGCATGACCGAAGCACGGGAAATGACAGACACCTTACTGGATCGGCTGGGACGCTTTCTGGCGCAGCGGTTGCATTCGCCCAATCCGGGGTACGAGCCCTACACACCATCGGACCCGGAAACGCTTTCCCGCGTGCTTCGACCCGGCGACATTTTGCTGGTCGAAGGAAACCAGAAAATTTCGGCGGCAATCAAGTATCTCACACAATCCACCTGGTCCCATGCCGCACTTTATATCGGCGATGCTCTCAAGCCGGAAGATGCAGGCTCCGAGCCCTCTCCGCAGCTCATTGAAGTCAATCTCGGAGAAGGCTGTGTCGCAGTGCCGTTGTCCAAGTATCGCCGCTTCAACACCCGTATCTGCCGGCCGGTGGGACTGACGCCCGAAGACCGGGACGCAATCGTCGCCTACATGATCGAAAGGCTCGGCGTTCGTTACGATCTGAAGAACATCTTCGACATGCTGCGCTATTTCTTTCCCACGCCTCCGGTCCCGGTGCGATGGCGCCGCCGCATGATCGCGTTCGGATCGGGAGATCCGACACGCGCCATCTGTTCGTCGATGATCGCCCAGTCGTTTCAGTCTGTTCAATATCCGATACTGCCCGAAGTGACGCTCGCGCCCGGTCGTCAACACGCCGACTCGGACTATTCCCGCCGCGAAATCCTGCACATCCGGCATCATTCACTGTTCGCGCCGCGGGATTTTGATCTTTCACCCTATTTCCGCGTGGTCAAGCCGACGCTCGAGCATGGATTTGACTACAAGCGGCTTGAATGGGGGCCGAAGAAACCAGCCCAGGCTGACCCGCCGACAGAAAACCCCTTGCCGACTGATTGACTTGTGCCGTTTGCAGACCGGGAAGTATTTCCCACCTCACCTGTTCCATTCAAATGAGCCGGCATGCGAGGCTGACACGCATCGAATTGTCGGGTTCGCATCGACGCTGGATTGACGCGATGCGGCTCAAAATGCCGAAGCCCGAGCCAAAGACCCAGGCTGCAACAACATTCGAAGATAAGCGCAGCCCCGCCTTTGGCTGCTCCCCGCATCACATCCAGAAATCAGATGTGAAGGAAGCCGTCGTCAAAGCCGAGGAACTCGATATTGGTGAGCGTGTCGGTACCATCACCGCTGCCGGGGCCGATCCATTCGACCGTGGTCACACCGCCGGCAGAGGTGGAAATATTATACTGGTTCTGATTTCCCGAGTAGAACGCGTAATCATTCGGGTCGCTGCCGCCGTCGATGCGGTCATTGCCGCGTCCGCCAGTGATCAGGTCACGCCCCAGATCGCCCTTGATGTTGTCATCGCCGGAGCCGCCATTGATCCAGTCGGCGCCGGAACGGCCGACGATGGTGTTGTTGCCGGCTGTGCCGGTGATGTCGTCATCTTCAGAGGTGGCGAAGATGTTTTCGATGCCGGTAAATGTCGTCACCTGGGTGCCGTCACCAAGTCGTGCATAGCCGGCCGTGCCCCTTATGGTCAGGCCTTCCCCATAATTGCCAAACGAGACCGTATCGCTGCCATTGCCGCCATGGAATTCGTCAACGCCGCCACGGGCGTAGAAGATGTCGGCGAAGTAGCTGCCGGTGGCTTTTTCATTGCCGCTGGTGCCGATAAAGGTCATGGAGTTGCGCGGACCGATCACCGACTCGATACCCTCGAAATCGGATGAGTGGACGTTGCCGGTGGCTGTCGTCAGTTCCGCCGTGCCGGCGCCCAGATCGACCCGCCATTTGGAGTTCCCCCCCGACAGATCGACCGTGTCAAAGCCGGCGCCGCCATAATAATCGTCGATACCGCCACCGCCGATCAACATGTCATCGCCGCCGCCGCCATCAAGATCATTGCGGTAAGCCGTGCCGGTGAGCGTGTCATTGCCGTTCGAACCGATGACGTTTTCGATAGAGGTGAGTCTCTCGGTGGTGCCGCCGGTCAGTGTAACGGCGGTTCCGGCAGCGAGATCTATGTTCCAACCGGCTGCTCCAGCGAAGCTGACGGTATCTGACCCTGCCCCGCCATCATAGCTGTCGATCCCGGAGCCGCCAACCAGCGTATCGTTGCCGGAGCCGCCAATCAGGCGGTCATTTCCGCCATTGCCCCTGATCGTATCGCTGCCCCCCAATCCGTCGAGGACTTCGCTGTCATTCGTGCCGTTCAGAATGTCGGCACTCGCAGTCCCCTTTGCGAAATAGGTGAAGTCGGGGCCTGTCGCGGAGTCGCCAGCCGTTCCGGTTCCATCATTGTCACGAATAAGCACGGTTGCGTCCATCGTCATCTGCCCGTTCGCGAAAGTCGCACCAGACAGGTTAGACAAACGCAAAGCAAAGGACTCATCACCCTCGATGGCGGTGTCGCCTCTTACCGAAATACTGAACCAGGAACTTTCGGTGCCAGCAGGGAAAGTGGCGGTTCCGCTCTTCGAATAGTAGTCTTCACCCGACGTCGCAGTACCGCCAACCGTTTCATAATGCACAGTTACGGGAGCCGTGAGCGGCTGCGAGAAAAGCACGTAAACATATACAGAATTATAGCTGCTGTTTCCCTCCGCTATGCTCACATCGACGACATCCATAACCACACCTGATGTGGCCAGCGGCGCAGCAATCTGGCGGCCCGGGTCGCCGACCCCGCCGGCACCGGAAATTGGTCCTGAATCATTGTCTATAATCGTAGCCGTCGCCTCTAGGGCCGGAGCGCCGCCTTCAAACACCGCGTTCTCAATGTCGGCCAGAACAATCGTAAACTGTTCGTCGCCTTCGATCGCTGTGTCACCGTAGACCTCCGTCGAGATCCATGTGCTACTTGTTCCAGCGGCGATCGTTACCTGGCGAGAATCCTGATCGAAGTCACCCAAAGCGTCCGACGCGGTGCCATCATTGATGGAATACCAGAAAC is a window from the Hoeflea sp. IMCC20628 genome containing:
- a CDS encoding alpha/beta hydrolase, encoding MMQPEATTLDVGTGSEARSIAALTRKATEAGAGLPGFVWLGGYRSDMTGSKAEALCQLAGTQGRASLRFDYSGHGASGGSFRDGTISRWLEESLAAFEQCTSGPQILVGSSMGGWIALRMVQELRARGEGDRVAGLVLIAPAPDFTLELMEPELTDAQRQALERDGFYEEPTPYGPDPNIFTRALFDDGRKNRVLQGLIDTGAPVHIIQGMADPDVPWRHALRLIEHLPSENVTLTLIRDGDHRLSRDEDIARILAAADGIAARA
- a CDS encoding transglutaminase-like cysteine peptidase — its product is MALIAVPAGGMAAGRSMETGRVTSQPIGHYEFCKKFSSECKPVKGSTAAPKVTDYGWDVVNEINKAVNFSVMPKTDFEMFGKEEVWAYPDVAGDCEDYVLLKRHMLIERGFSAADTLITVVRKPDGEGHAVLTLRTAEGDFVLDNLVDDVKNWRDTPYSYLKRQASNNAGRWVTIENGSDVLVGALK
- a CDS encoding MFS transporter: MSLRARRVEPLTLLIGISMTIGYGTLYYPFAILGPEIARAEGWSNSFVFGVFSAALLTSAVTASLVGRAMDRFGARPVMVVGSCLAALTLFNLSHVQSMAGFAIAMLLIEFSARMVQYETGFAALTALHGRKARRPIAHVTLIAGFASTVFWPLIHWLLGFMDWRGVCLILAAINLLVALPIHAMIPRRPGRGIDLAPSEPVLADPGLLRPGGRTAGFVLMAVAFSGSSFLMSAVHTSFFLILQEMGREAALAALAGAVIGPMQVAARMIEMLTGERVSSSVVGVISSAALLLGVAFLAAALWFDGDLIVIVFAVSFGIGQGLNFIARAILPARLFGTVGYGALTGNLATIRLFAMAGAPICSALAITHAGIGATFTLFGLMAVIGVLAACGLQIIEKRAAAAQADLMGGASAD
- a CDS encoding nucleoside-diphosphate sugar epimerase/dehydratase, whose amino-acid sequence is MVCDTAIVVFSVWFAYSVRFNEFYTPNNAQLLLILVAPVIAIPLLYGFGLYRSLIRYVGEDAIWSAVKAVGLAGLVWSLLAFMTRAYGAEGVPRTVLVISWLLALTMLISLRFLARSVLLSLSSVPAPKRHILIYGAGEAARQIAASLQSDNSRLSIFHISDDANLQGRLMDGNPIHLPREVPGIIERYGIKDAIVTLRTASGNARMSVVESLRKQGIKVRILPAFADIADGKHIVNMVREVEIGDLLGREMVSPDKQLMEANIRGKVVMVTGAGGSIGSELCRQTATLGAAKLVLIDTSEFALYQIVNQLERQSNLEIVAVLGSVCDRDLVRRVIREHDVRTVYHTAAYKHVPLVEANEFEGVRNNALGTLCVASAAYETDVEVLVLISTDKAVWPSSVMGASKRITELVIQDFAARAREHKPEKTFCAVRFGNVIGSSGSVVPLFSQQIKSGGPITLTDPEVTRYFMSIVEASQLVIQAGSMARFGNRQEAQRGSIFILDMGKPVRIKDLALKMIQLSNLTVSDQDNPDGDIAIKVTGLRKGEKLHEVLRISIEMASPTQHPKISVADEPHPEGLDFGQLYDELEEIIALQDHDRLRKLLIHVTGFTCSGPPDCQ
- the mbfA gene encoding iron exporter MbfA, with the protein product MLSRVIGFNRRSFDSLSEQEVLALAISSEEDDARIYLAYADHLREDYPQSAKVFEEMAAEEGEHRARLIDRHKQRFGDRIPLIRREHVRGYYERKPDWLVKNQPVEQIRQTAEDMEAQAHNFYLAAARRTSDADTRKLLGDLALAEKSHESLARRLGHEHTPEDVKAEEAETDRRKFILTYVQPGLAGLMDGSVSTLAPIFATAFATGDTWTTFLVGLSASVGAGISMGFTEAAHDDGVISGRGSPVKRGLASGIMTAIGGLGHALPYLIPDFTVATSVAIGVVFVELWVIAWIQNHWMNTPWSRAIFQVVLGGALVFAAGLLIGNA
- a CDS encoding YiiX/YebB-like N1pC/P60 family cysteine hydrolase; the protein is MTDTLLDRLGRFLAQRLHSPNPGYEPYTPSDPETLSRVLRPGDILLVEGNQKISAAIKYLTQSTWSHAALYIGDALKPEDAGSEPSPQLIEVNLGEGCVAVPLSKYRRFNTRICRPVGLTPEDRDAIVAYMIERLGVRYDLKNIFDMLRYFFPTPPVPVRWRRRMIAFGSGDPTRAICSSMIAQSFQSVQYPILPEVTLAPGRQHADSDYSRREILHIRHHSLFAPRDFDLSPYFRVVKPTLEHGFDYKRLEWGPKKPAQADPPTENPLPTD
- a CDS encoding Calx-beta domain-containing protein, which codes for MVATATIYDNDDGIGDPAPGVGGLADRIMGPDSASLSLPTITAYGVVQAEGNSSYEYARFLVMLDEPATATVTINYYFQDGSASARRGDYDSDSGSFTIAAGQQSTWISTEIYGDSAIEADETFQLVLWSATNAVFSGNAAALTATATILDDDGGALSTTAGIGAEAVAVAAPSSESGSLPTLDVRDVTVIEGNSSYEYARFLLVLDRPATAAVSGSYYFQDGNASSALGDYDADSGSFSFAAGQQTTWIATEVYGDIGNEGDETFDLVLTGLSNAVFAGEGAALVATATIADDDGGGTPTPGGIGDYSEPVLPASAESGSLPTLRIHDVSVVEGNSSYEYARFLVTLDRPATATVSFWYSINDGTASDALGDFDQDSRQVTIAAGTSSTWISTEVYGDTAIEGDEQFTIVLADIENAVFEGGAPALEATATIIDNDSGPISGAGGVGDPGRQIAAPLATSGVVMDVVDVSIAEGNSSYNSVYVYVLFSQPLTAPVTVHYETVGGTATSGEDYYSKSGTATFPAGTESSWFSISVRGDTAIEGDESFALRLSNLSGATFANGQMTMDATVLIRDNDGTGTAGDSATGPDFTYFAKGTASADILNGTNDSEVLDGLGGSDTIRGNGGNDRLIGGSGNDTLVGGSGIDSYDGGAGSDTVSFAGAAGWNIDLAAGTAVTLTGGTTERLTSIENVIGSNGNDTLTGTAYRNDLDGGGGDDMLIGGGGIDDYYGGAGFDTVDLSGGNSKWRVDLGAGTAELTTATGNVHSSDFEGIESVIGPRNSMTFIGTSGNEKATGSYFADIFYARGGVDEFHGGNGSDTVSFGNYGEGLTIRGTAGYARLGDGTQVTTFTGIENIFATSEDDDITGTAGNNTIVGRSGADWINGGSGDDNIKGDLGRDLITGGRGNDRIDGGSDPNDYAFYSGNQNQYNISTSAGGVTTVEWIGPGSGDGTDTLTNIEFLGFDDGFLHI